One part of the Chrysemys picta bellii isolate R12L10 chromosome 14, ASM1138683v2, whole genome shotgun sequence genome encodes these proteins:
- the HSBP1 gene encoding heat shock factor-binding protein 1, translating into MAETDPKTVQDLTAVVQTLLQQMQDKFQTMSDQIIGRIDDMSCRIDDLEKNIADLMTQAGVEELEGENKMPATHKS; encoded by the exons ATGGCCGAGACTGACCCCAAGACCGTGCAGGATCTCACCGCCGTG GTACAGACACTGCTTCAACAGATGCAAGACAAATTTCAGACCATGTCTGACCAGATCATTGGAAGAA TTGATGACATGAGCTGTCGCATTGATGACCTGGAGAAAAACATTGCAGACCTCATGACACAAGCAGGAGTGGAAGAATTGGAAGGAGAGAACAAGATGCCTGCTACTCACAAGAGTTAA